In Geitlerinema sp. PCC 9228, one DNA window encodes the following:
- a CDS encoding rhodanese-like domain-containing protein, translating to MVALFDNQSIPEISPQELQQRLNSPDRDWVQLLDVREPQEVSLASLEGFRVIPLSQFRQLAEQLLQELDPHAETIAMCHHGMRSAQLCQWLQMQGFTNVKNVAGGIDAYARMADPSIPRY from the coding sequence ATGGTTGCTTTATTTGATAATCAGTCCATTCCAGAAATTTCTCCCCAAGAATTACAGCAACGCCTCAATTCACCCGATCGCGATTGGGTGCAATTGCTCGATGTACGCGAACCCCAAGAAGTTTCTCTAGCTAGTTTGGAAGGATTCCGCGTGATTCCGTTGAGTCAGTTCCGCCAGCTGGCAGAGCAACTTTTGCAGGAACTCGATCCCCACGCAGAAACCATTGCTATGTGCCACCACGGCATGCGTTCGGCACAGCTTTGTCAGTGGTTGCAAATGCAGGGATTCACCAACGTGAAAAATGTAGCGGGTGGGATTGATGCCTACGCTCGCATGGCGGATCCTTCCATTCCTCGCTACTAG